AGCGTAAACGGTGGCACAAAGTAACCGGCGGCAATCAATAAGCAGCCGCCCACCAAGGCAATTTTGGCTGCCATCGGCGGAACACGTTTGGTTAGCAGTCCGACCAGCACGACGGCAAGAATCGGAATAAAGTAGATCGCGTTCATCTTCTGCAGGTAACCAAACAGGCTCTCCTGGCCTGCCAGCAGTGGCGCAATAATCATGGTAATGATGGCCATGATCCAGCCAAACACCTTGCCCGATTTAACCACCTGCTCTTCCGTAGCCTCTTTGTTCAACACCCCTTTATAGATGCCCAGGCTGAAAATCGTGGTGGTACTGTTAAGTGCGGAGTTAAACGACGATAAAATCGCGCCTACCATGACGGCAGCGAAAAACCCGGTTAGATACGGCGGCAGTACGTTAAAGACCAAATGACCGTAGGCTTCATCAGCACGCACGCCCTGATCGGCATAAAGGTGATAAGCAATGATGCCCGGCAGCACTAGGTACAGCGGCCCCAGCAGCTTGAAGAGACCGGTCAGCAGCACGCCCTTCTGACCTTCGGCGAGGTTTTTGGCTGCAAAGGTACGCTGAATAATCTGCTGGTTGGTGCTCCAGTAGAACAGGTTTATCAGGAAAACGCCGGTAAACAGGGTAAAGAACGGCACCTGCTGTTCAGCACCGCCAATCGAATTAAGCTTATCCGGGTCAGCCTCTTTAAGGATGCTCCAGCCTTCCATGATACCCGTGCCGCCACTCACGGCCTGCAGGCCGAAATAGACGATCACGAAACCACCGATCAGGAGGCCAACACCGTTGAGCGTGTCGGAAACGGCAACCGTGCGCAGGCCACCAAACAGGGCATACACGGAACCGATAATACCGACGATCCACACCGTTAGCCAAAGCAGCGTCGTCGAAGACTCAATGCCGGTTAACCCCTGTAGGTCGAGCATTCCCTGCAGACCGATGGCACCTGAATAGAGAATGATCGGCAGCAGAATCACCGCGTAAGCAATCAAGAAGATGATATTGGTGATTAGCTGCGTCGTTTTATCGAAACGAATTTCGAGAAGCTGCGGCAGCGTGGCAATACCACTTTTCAAAAACCGCGGAAGGAAGAATAGCGCCAACGCCACCAGGGCGATAACCGCAACCACTTCCCAGGCCATTACGCTTAAACCATCAGAAAAGGCCGCCCCATTGAGCCCTACCATTTGCTCGGTGGAGAGGTTGGTCATCAGCAGAGAGCCGGCAATCAGCGGGAAGGTTAGCGTGCGCCCGGCAAGAAAGTAGCCGCTGGTGCTTGAGTGATCATCTCGGCGGGTGATCCGCCAAGTGATAAAGGCTACAAGCCCTGTAAAAAACAGGAAGGACGCCAAGGTTAACGCGTGCATTTTGACTCACCTCATCATCATTGTAAGTGGCACGCACGTTTATGTATGCGCGAATAGCGAAATGTCAGACAAATCTTGCCGCCATTTTAGTTGAGCTGAATATAGCTCGTTATACGCCTTTGGTCTTATATTGAGCTTTAGCCTGTTTCAAGACTGCTTTAAGGGTATAAAAAAGCCCCAGCTATGTTGTATTGAACAATAAACTGGAGCTATTTTTTAAACTTAGCACTGGTTTTTAACTCAGCGCAGGGGGCCTATCTAGTGATGAAAACGCTCCGCGGACTGGCGCGCCAGCTCACGGATACCATCCCAATCTTCCGCTTCTACCATTGCTTTGGGTGTTAACCAGGAGCCACCTACGCACATCACATTGGGCAGCGATAGATAGTCATCGGCGTTGTCGACGGTGATGCCGCCGGTGGGACAGAAGCGGGCTTCTGGAATCGGCGCACCAAACGCTTTGATCGCTTTGGCTCCACCGCTGGATTCCGCTGGGAAGAACTTGAATCGACGATAGCCGTACTGCCAGCCCGTCATTAGCTCAGAAACCGTCGAGACCCCCGGCAACATGGGCACCGGGCTTTCAACGCCATAACGATAGAGAGCTTCGGTTGCGCCTGGTGTTACTACAAAGTCAGCACCAACCTGCTCGGCCTGGCGGTACTGGGCAGGCGTCAGCACTGTGCCCACGCCAATGCTGGCACCGGGCAACGCTTCACGCATACGCTTCACTGCTTCTAGCGCGCAGTCGGTACGCAGGGTAACTTCCAGCACGGTTAAGCCACCCTCTACCAGGGCGCGGCCTAGTGGTACCGCATCTTCCAAACGCTCGATAGTGATGACCGGAATCACCTCGGCTTTCAAGCAGATGCTATCCAGCTCTGCAGTGCGCGTAGAAGGTAACTGTTTGTCGATAGTCATTAGTGAGTCTCCAAGCAACTTATTATTGGCTAAGGCAGTTAGCGCTCAAGGCGCCCAGTAAATTGCCAACGGGCAGGTTAAAAAGGCACGAATAGGCAGTTGACGAACGTCGTCGCCGTTGAGTGCCTTGGCCAATACGGCGCGTTTATCTTCGCCTGTAATATGTAGAATGTGCCGCCGCGCCTGATGCAGGCGATCGGCGGAAAAGGTGATCCGGGGTTGCGGCTGACTAGGCGTTCTTACCGCCACTAACAGCTCCTCGGTGGCAAGGGCCAGGGTCAGTTCAGGACTATCGGGAAATAGTGACGCCGTATGACCATCACCGCCCATACCTAGAATCACCACGCTGGCAGGCCACGCTAGCGATTCCGCTTGCTTGGCAACTTCATCAACGCCCTCTTCAGGCGTAGCCGCGCTGCAAGTTAACGGTATAAAAGTGGCCGCCGATGCTTCGCCCTGTAGAAGATGCTCACGCACCAACTTGGCGTTGCTATCGCTGCTCTGCTCGTCTACCCAACGTTCATCGGCCAGCGTTACATCTACCCGATCCCAGGGCAGCGGCTTGGCCGCCAGTGCCTTAAAAAAGGGCACTGGCGTAGAGCCACCAGAAACCACCAGTAGGACGCGCTCCTGGTGGTTTAAATCTTCTTGCAGCCCTTGAAACACAGCTTCGGCAAGCTGCTCGGCCAACTGTTGGCGTGCTTGGCTCATATTAATAATCCTCGTACCAGCTGCGGCCATCCTGAGTAATCATGGCAATAGAAGCGACCGGCCCCCAAGAGCCTGCTGGATAACGACGCGGCGGCGTGTCGCGTTTTTTCCAGCCATCAATGAGCTGGTCGCACCAGCGCCAGGCGTGTTCAATTTCATCGCGACGCACGAACAGGTACTGCTGGCCTTTCATGACTTCGAGCAGCAGGCGTTCGTAAGCATCGGGTATCCGCGATTTGGGAAATGCGCTGTTGAAGTCCAAATGCAGCGGCCCCGGGCGCAGACGCATGCCTTTATCCAAACCGCTATCTTTGGTCAATACTTGCAGGGCAATACCCTCTTCCGGCTGCAGGCGAATAATCAACTTATTAGAGGCGATGCCGCGCTGGTCCGGATCGAAGATATAGTGAGGCTGCTGACGGAAGTGAATGACGATCTGCGAGAGCTTCTCCGGCATGCGTTTACCGGTGCGCAGGTAGAAAGGCACGCCTGCCCAGCGCCAGTTAGACACTTCGGTTTTCATGGCCACAAAGGTTTCGGTCTGGCTCTGGGTATTGGCGCCCTCTTCTTCCAGGTAACCCGGCACCGACTGGCCATCGCTAGTGCCGGCGATATATTGGCCGCGAACCACATCACGGCCAAGCGCTTCGCCCACAAACGGCTTGAGCGCTTTAAGCACTTTAACCTTCTCATCGCGAATGGCATCGGCATCCAGATTGGAGGGTGGATCCATGGCGATTAAGCACAGCAGCTGCAGCAAGTGGTTTTGCACCATGTCCCGCAGTTGACCCGCCTGGTCGAAATAACCCCAGCGCCCTTCGATGCCCACTTTTTCGGCAACGGTAATTTCCACATGGGAGATGTTGTTCTGATTCCACTGAGTGCCAAACAGCGGGTTGGCAAAACGCAGCGCAATCAGGTTTTGTACGGTCTCTTTACCTAAATAGTGGTCAATACGGTAAATCCGCGATTCGGGAAATACTTGACCAATGGCGTCGTTAATTTCAATGGATGAGTGCAGGTCGTAGCCGATGGGTTTCTCAACCACCACACGGGACTCATCGTCCAGGCTTTTACTGGCCTGCAGGTGACGGCAGATATCGCCATAAATAGGCGCACCAACGGAGAGATAGACCACCATTGGGCGCGGAGAGCCCTTTCGCCACTGGCGAATGGCGTCGTAACCCTCAACGCTGGAAAAATCGAGTTTTAAATAATCTAGGCGGGCGAGAAAGCGCTCGAGGCTCTGCTTATCCTGCTCGCTGCTTTTCAACCGTTTCTGCAGCGCGTCGTTAACCATTTTCCGGAACGATGCAGCGTCATGCTCATGGCGAGCCAGCCCCATAATGCGCGTGCTTTCAGGCATCAAGCCTTCGCGATCAAGATGGTATAAGGCAGGAAATAGCTTGCGCATGGCAAGATCACCCAGCGCCCCAAACAGCGCTAAATCAATAGCGTTATTCGGATCGCCCAGCGGTGCACCTTGGGAAGCAGTGGACTGGCTCATCGTCACTCCTGTTTATAATTAGGCATCTTATGTAGTTTGATTACCTAAAATTTACCGTAATACGGGTATTGTACGCAATAATTCGTGTAATTTTACTACAAAATAACCGCGAATTCTGCTCTATCGACGCACTCAGCACTTCATATCAATCCCTCTCCTTCCACTTTTACTCTACGCCCTTGATATACGCCACTGCTACGCCCCCTGAGGAGGAGGTGACCTTGCGCATAATTGGCCACTCTGCGGAAGTTGATAAATAAATGACCACAACAACAATGAGGTTATGACTCGATGGCAACGCTACGCTACTTTATCAGACCGCTACTGACAGCCACTCTGGCTGCCAGCGCTACCCTGCCAGCCTTCGCGTTCGAAGATGACCGCTTAACCATCTGGATGGGCGACAACAAGGGCCAGGAAGGCATTCAGCTGCTGGCCAATCAGTTTCTTGAAGAGACGGGCATCGAAGTTGAGGTGGTCTTTCCGGATAATCTGACAGACCGTTTTCAACAGGCGGCAGGTAGTGGCCAAGGGCCGGATATCGTGATCTGGGCACACGACCGGATTGGCGAGTGGGCACAAAGCGGCCTATTAAAACAGATAGCGCCTAGTGACAGCTTCCGTGAGTCTTTTTATGACTTCTCTTGGGAAGCTGCCCTGTGGAATGGCGAAACCTATGGCTACCCCATTTCAGTGGAGTCACTCGGCCTAATTTACAACAAAGCTCTGGTGGACACGCCACCGGAGAGCTTTGCCGAGCTAATGCAGCTGGACGAGACGCTTTCCCGAGAGGGTAAAAAAGCCATCCTGTTCGACTACAGCGAGCCCTACTACGGCTGGACGCTGCTAGCCGCTAACGGTGGCTACCCGTTTAAACAAACTGACGCAGGCTACGACGTTACCGATATTGGCGTTAACAACGAAGGCGCCGTACAGGGTGCTGAGTTGCTGGTCGAGCTGATCGAAAGCGACGTGGTGCCGCGGGGAACCGACTACAGCATCATGGATAATCGTTTTAACAAGGGCGAAGTGGCGACCATGATTAGCGGCCCCTGGGCCTGGCCGAACCTTGAGCGCAGCGGCATTGATTACGGCGTCGCCCTGCTTCCCAAGGTCGGCGACGAACGTGCCAAGCCCATGTTTGGCGTTATGACGGCAATGATCAACTCAGCGTCGCCCAATGACTTCCTGGCCGTCGAGTTCCTGGAAAACTACCTGCTCAGCGAGGAGGGTATGCGCACCTTCAACAGCGATGGGTCGCTGGGGGCCGTGGCCCACATCGACTATCAGGCCGAGCTTGCCGACAACCCCAACATCGCGGCTACCCTCGAGAACGCTGAAGTCGGTATGCCGATGCCGAACATTCCTGAAATGGGCGCCTTCTGGGCAGCCATGGAACCCGCGTTGCAAAACATCGGCAGCGGGCGTCAATCCCCCCAGGAAGCACTGGATGCCGCCGCGCGGCGTATGCGCCAGTAGCCACTCGCCTTTCCTTCACTGCCCTGCCATGGCACACCGCTGGCAAGGCCGGGCAGTTTCGCAGGACATCTTTAATGTTTACCACGAATGCTTCGCGGGGTTTGCCCCGCCACCGCTCCCGCCATGTGGCCGAACGCTATTCCCGCTGGGCAATGCGCAGCGTGATCGGGCTGATGGTACTGGCCCTGCTTTGGCTGGTGATGGCTTTTTATCTGCACGGCCAATGGGTATTTGCGCTGCTATTTTTAGTGCTTGGCACGTCGCTGGGCGTGGTATTCAGTCGACGTTCGCTGATGAGCCACAGGTATATTTTCCCGGCAGTGGCCGGGCTTGGCGTTTTCGTTATTTTCCCGCTGGTGTATACCGTCGGCATTAGCTTCAGTAACTACAGCTCGGACAACCTGCTCAGCCAGGAGCGCGTGCGCGCTCAGCTCACCGCCCAAAGCTACCAGGCAGAGGGGGCAGCCTTTTCCTATTCGCTTTACCAGCAGGACGAGCTGGTGCGCCTCTACCTGGAAAGCGACGCTCCTGCGGGCGACAACGACCGGCTACTATCCGCCGCGATCAACCTAACTAACAGCGAAGTCCGTCGCGCTCCAACCCAAGCCGTAGACGGCCCGCCCGAAGGTGAGCCGCTTCCCATGCGCGCAGCTATCCAGGCCCGCGACGCCCTCCAGGCGCTGCGCCTGCAAACGCCCGGGGGCACCGAGCTACGCATGGCGGGCCTGCGCCAGTTCGCGCCAATGATCGACCGCTATGAGATTCGTGACAACGGCAGCCTTTATGATCAGCAGGAGGGTAAGGTGCTGACGCCGGATAACGATATCGGCTTTTTCGTCACCGAGAACGGCGAACGCATCACCCCTGGGTGGCCGGTGAACGTGGGCTTCACCAACTACAGCAAGATCTTCACCGACCCGGATATACGCGGGCCGTTTATGCAGATATTTGTCTGGACCTTCGTGTTTGCCGGGCTCACCGTACTGTTCACGCTGGCCGTGGGGTTCGTCCTCGCCTCGCTGCTGCAGTGGGATCAGCTCAAGGGCAAGGCGGTCTATCGGACGCTGCTGATACTGCCCTACGCGGTTCCAGCGTTTATTTCGATTCTGATTTTCAAAGGCATGTTCAATCAGCATTTTGGTGAGGTGAACATGATTCTGGAGGCACTGTTCGGCATTTCCCCAGAGTGGTTTACCGACCCCTGGCTAGCCCGAACCATGCTGCTGATCGTCAATACCTGGCTGGGTTACCCCTACATGCTGTTGCTGTGCATGGGGCTGATTCAGTCGATACCCGGCGATCTTTACGAGGCCTCGGCGGTAGACGGCGGCGGGCCGATCACCAACCTGATGAAGATCACTCTGCCGCTGATCATCAAACCACTCACGCCGCTGTTAATCGCCGCCTTTGCATTCAACTTCAATAACTTCGTACTGATTGCGCTGCTCACCGGGGGCAGCCCGGACATTCTGGGTGCCAGTACGCCCGCGGGCACCACCGACCTGCTGGTGAGCTATACCTACCGCATCGCCTTCCAGGATGCCGGCCAGAACTTCGGTCTGGCGGCAGCCATTGCTACGCTGATTTTCCTGCTGGTGGTGGGCATGTCGGTGGTGAATTTGCGGCTTTCCAAGGTTAAAGTTTAGGAGGTTTACGATGGCGATGGTACAACCCCGCTCCATTCGCGCACGGCGATGGGGCGCCCAGATGGCGCTGATCGGCTTTGTTTCACTGATCGTGTTTCCGCTGCTGTTGGTAATTTCAATCTCGTTTCGTGAGGGAAACTTTGCCTCGGGGAGCTTGATCCCCGAGCGCTTCTCGTTGGAGCACTGGTCACTGGCGCTGGGTATTCCCTGGGAGCGCCCGGACGGTAGCATCGTCCAGCCCCCCTTTCCGGTACTGCTGTGGCTGTGGAACTCCATCAAAGTAGCAGTCGTGTCATCGGTATTAATTCTTATGTTAGCAACCACCAGCGCCTACGCCTTTGCCCGTATGCGCTTTAAGGGCAAGGAGCCGCTGTTGAAAGGCATGCTGATTTTCCAGATGTTCCCCGCCGTGCTCTCGCTGGTGGCACTCTACGCGCTGTTCGACCGGCTGGGTCAGTTCGTCGGCTGGCTGGGGATCAACACCCATGGCGCGCTGATTGTCGCCTCGCTCGGCGCAGTGGCGCTGCACATCTGGACGATCAAGGGCTACTTCGAATCCATCGACGGGTCGCTCGAAGAAGCCGCCATGGTGGACGGGGCAAGCACCTGGCAGGCGTTTCGCTACATCCTGCTGCCGCTGTCGGTACCGATTCTGATGGTGGTGTTCATCCTGGCCTTTGTGATGAGCATCATGGAGTACCCCATGGCGTCGGTGCTGCTAGTGGATGAGCATAAGCTCACCCTCGCGGTGGGCGCCCAGCAATACCTGGCCGACCACAATCAGCGCTGGGGCGACTTCGCCGCTGCTGCCGTGCTCTCGGGGCTGCCAATCACTGTGGCCTTCCTGATCTGCCAGCGTTGGATTATTGGCGGGTTAACCGCCGGGGGCGTTAAAGGTTAAAAATATTAAAACTAAAGAAGGCGTTTAGCTAGCTTGCCCAAACCCAGCACTTTGCTGGGTTTTATTGTTTTTTTTTACAGACTTTTTATGGAAGGTCATGGTGTCATAGCGAATGTTAAGAATACTAAACGGCGAGCTGGGCATATGACTCCATTCACACCATGGTTTTACCGTAGCAGGAATGTGTATCGGCACTGGGCACCTGTTTTTAAAATCATCTCGATTCTCTGGGTTGTCCTAGCGCTGTTCATGCTAGTGCCTTTCGTCGTACTGCTGATTGAGAGAGACCCTGACGCACCTGCCTTCGGCGTTTCCATTTTGATTGTACTTGGCGCCGCAGCGCTCACTAGGTTACTCACCTATCGCGCAGCCTTAGAGTTGAAGCCATGGCAAATGTTTATTCTTACTGCCGCCAGTTGGGTCACCATTAGCGGTTTTGCCAGCCTGCCCCTAGTGCTTGGCGCCCCTCAATTAACCTTCACCAACGCGGTGTTTGAATCGGTATCGGCGATAACCACGACGGGTTCTACCATTCTGGTCGGCATTGAGCACTTTTCCGATGGATTGAAGCTATGGCGAGGGTTAATGCAGTGGATGGGCGGCATCGGCATTATCGTTATGGGCATTGCGATTTTGCCGTTTCTTAAAGTAGGCGGTATGCGGCTGTTTCACACCGAGTCGTCTGACTGGTCAGATAAAGTAATGCCACGCACTGGCGGTATTGCTAAGGCGACGCTGACGATTTATGTCAGCCTAACCTTGGCCGCGATTGGTAGTTATTGGTTCGGCGGGATGACGCTACTAGACGCTACCGTACATGGCATGACATCGCTGGCCACTGGCGGCTTTGCCAATTCTGATGCTTCATTCGGGGCTTACGCCGACCAGCCTTGGCTGCTGTGGATGGGCAGCTTTTTTATGATCTGCGGAGCACTACCGTTTGTTTTGTATATCCGCTTTATTCGCACCTCACGCAGCGCTTTATGGAAAGACCAGCAGGTACGCGGTCTATTAAAGCTACTGCTGGCCGCCATCTTGATGCTTAGCGCCTGGCGGGTCATTCAGGGAGATAACTGGTTTGAATCACTTACCCACGTCACCTTCAACGTGATTTCAGTGGTCACGACCACCGGTTATGCCTCTGATGATTACACCCAGTGGGGAGCGCTGCCGGTGGTCGCTTTTTTCTACCTGACCTTTGTGGGCGGATGCAGCGGCTCTACTAGCGGCGGGATGAAAATCTTCCGGTTTCAGATTGCCTCCTTAATGCTGCTTAACCAGCTGCGTTATCTCATCCATGCCAATGGTGTGTTTACCACTCGCTATAACCAGCAGCCGGTCACCAGCGATATCTCGCGCAGCGTAGTGGCCTTCTCGTTCTTTTTCTTTATCACTATTGCCGCACTGGCGCTTAGCTTATCCGCCCTGGGGTTGGATTTAGTCACCGCTCTTTCCGGTGCCGCCACCGCAGTCACCAATGTGGGGCCAGGCCTTGGCGATATTATCGGCCCCGCGGGTAATTTTGCTCCCCTACCCGACGCGGCGAAGTGGCTGCTATGTATTGGCATGCTGATGGGCCGATTAGAAATACTCACCGTCGTGGTGTTACTGACACCCATGTTCTGGCGGCGCTAGCCGATCATTTTGAAGGACGTTCGCGTTGAGCAATCGTTAAGGACAATCGTGCCATGACGCTTAGAAAATCGATGTTTAAATCCTTTGGGCAGATTGTGAACCAGCTGCGCTTGCCAATGCCGTCAGAAATCCTGATTGCGCTGGCGAGCACGCTAGTTGCTCTGCTGATCGCCTGGGGCCTATATACCTGGCTAGCCTTGGCTAATCTTTCGCTGATTTTTCTTACCGCGGTTCTCGCCAGTGCTGTGTTGGCAGGAAGCTACGCAGCTCTGTTATGTGCTGTGCTGGGCTTTCTGACGTTTAATTTTTGCTTCACCGTTCCGCACTTTTCGTTAGCGGTTGAAGAGCAAGAGCAACTGCTAACACTGCTGTTCTTTCTATTAGTCGCATTGGTCGTCGGCAAGATCGCCGGAGATAGCCGCCAACGCCTGCTGGAGCTGAGCGCCGCTCGCTTGGCTGAAGAGCAGGAGAGATTGCGTTCAGCGCTGCTATCGTCGGTTTCCCACGACCTGCGTACTCCACTAGCGTCAATTATCGGCGCGGCCAGCTCGCTTCGCACCCTGGATGCACAGCTCAGCCGACAGGATCGCTTTGCGTTATTAGATGGCGTGCTAAGCGAAAGCGAACGCCTTAACCGCTATATACAAAATCTGTTGGATATGACCCGGCTAGGGCATGGCGACATGAAAATTGAGCGCGACTGGGTGGCGTTTGATGATTTAGTCGCTTCAGCACGAAAGCGCTTAGGCAGCGCCCTTGAAGGCTTCCAAGTAGAGCAGCACTGGCCAAAAGAGCTACCCCTGCTTTACGTTCACCCCGCCCTGATTGAGCAAGCGCTGGTCAACGTGCTTGAAAATGCGGCGCGCTTCTCACCCCCTAATGGCCATATCACTATCGAAGCCCAATGTCGTGACGAGAAAAGGGCTGGAGATCAGCCTATCTTATTGTTTTCGGTTACCGACCAAGGCCCAGGCATACCCGAAGCACTGCGCGAGCGCGTATTCGATATGTTTGTCACCGGTAACGACGGGGATCGCAGCCTGCACGGTAGCGGCTTGGGGCTGGCGATTTGTCGGGGAATGCTTGGCGCCCACGCGGGTCAAATCCAGGCAAGCCCTGGGCCTGACAGTATTGGCACCAGGATTACCATGACGCTGCCTCTATCGGCACCCAGCAAGGACGCCGAGAATGACCACTGATCAAGCGCGCGTATTAGTCATTGATGACGAGCCACACATTCGCCATTTTTTGCGTATCAGCCTCACCTCTCAGGGATTTCAGGTGATTGAGGCGGCCAGTGGTCGCGAAGGGTTGGAAAAACTCAATGCTGATGCCCTTACCGCTAATGCCGACATCGTTTTGCTGGATCTTGGTCTGCCAGATATGGATGGACAGCAAGTGCTCGATTCGATCCGCAAGTATAGCGAGGTGCCCGTGATCATTGTTTCGGTGCGCGGCCATGAGGCTGAAAAAGTGCGCGCCCTGGATAGCGGTGCGAGCGACTACGTTACCAAACCATTTGGCATTCAAGAGTTGCTGGCACGTATTCGAGCCCTATTAAGGCGGCGCGCCAGCCCAAGTGCCCAGCGTTTCCAGCAGGGTGGCTTGATCGTCGACCTGGCCGCTTACCAAGTGAGCCTGCACGGCGAGGCCATTCATCTAACGCCTAAAGAGTTCGCCGTTCTGGCCCAGCTCACTGCGTCCGCTGGGCGAGTGGTTACTCAAACCCAGCTATTGCGACAGATATGGGGCCCGACCCACCAGGAAGATACTCACTATTTGCGCATCGTGGTTAG
This Vreelandella neptunia DNA region includes the following protein-coding sequences:
- a CDS encoding sensor histidine kinase translates to MTLRKSMFKSFGQIVNQLRLPMPSEILIALASTLVALLIAWGLYTWLALANLSLIFLTAVLASAVLAGSYAALLCAVLGFLTFNFCFTVPHFSLAVEEQEQLLTLLFFLLVALVVGKIAGDSRQRLLELSAARLAEEQERLRSALLSSVSHDLRTPLASIIGAASSLRTLDAQLSRQDRFALLDGVLSESERLNRYIQNLLDMTRLGHGDMKIERDWVAFDDLVASARKRLGSALEGFQVEQHWPKELPLLYVHPALIEQALVNVLENAARFSPPNGHITIEAQCRDEKRAGDQPILLFSVTDQGPGIPEALRERVFDMFVTGNDGDRSLHGSGLGLAICRGMLGAHAGQIQASPGPDSIGTRITMTLPLSAPSKDAENDH
- a CDS encoding response regulator; its protein translation is MTTDQARVLVIDDEPHIRHFLRISLTSQGFQVIEAASGREGLEKLNADALTANADIVLLDLGLPDMDGQQVLDSIRKYSEVPVIIVSVRGHEAEKVRALDSGASDYVTKPFGIQELLARIRALLRRRASPSAQRFQQGGLIVDLAAYQVSLHGEAIHLTPKEFAVLAQLTASAGRVVTQTQLLRQIWGPTHQEDTHYLRIVVSKLRQKLGDDPQSPTLLQTEPGIGYRLSLEPGREDKTA